The following proteins are encoded in a genomic region of Micropterus dolomieu isolate WLL.071019.BEF.003 ecotype Adirondacks linkage group LG04, ASM2129224v1, whole genome shotgun sequence:
- the LOC123970155 gene encoding uncharacterized protein LOC123970155 — MAQPPPFSMSLKSCPDKTKDDKPGSTPQSPTKSPEKPVPMPRKNISRPDKTKDEKPVCNTTPLSPTRSPEGGLGCSTPPPVLPKKWTVKKNPGGFDSVNGINIVKVLPELSINDNRRLLPLLRQKPLKEQPDDKNEIMDANSLMDWWKNVTPWNTLCEDIKLGGEKETKVIRIKAEHLYKAVLRYVLLLSEHGGTLKQHTAELVCIADNLDKVSKGTKIAGITGGATSVAGGVAAAAGVILCPLTMGASLGLTVLGVGVAAAGGVTGASAAIANKVNVSQEKKKIEKTFQEYSDLMEDIQDCLKFINEGMEQLKKHDLSVLIKARMDSARVAGMIQLSTTGGASARAIEANSKASGMMQGFALGMDMYFTQGKNGQKLKKGLESKFAKKIRQVAQDLNEALDELMQIKDLFSKHCSGEK; from the exons ATGGCACAG CCACCACCCTTTTCAATGAGTCTGAAGTCCTGTCCAGACAAAACTAAAGATGACAAGCCTGGCTCCACTCCTCAGTCTCCCACAAAATCTCCAGAG AAGCCAGTTCCCATGCCAAGAAAAAATATATCCCGTCCAGACAAAACTAAGGATGAAAAGCCTGTATGTAACACTACTCCTCTGTCTCCCACAAGATCTCCAGAG GGAGGCTTGGGCTGCTCAACTCCTCCACCAGTGTTACCAAAAAAGTGgactgttaaaaaaaatcctgGAGGATTTGACTCTGTAAATGGCATTAATATAGTAAAG GTGCTGCCTGAACTATCAATTAATGATAACCGTAGATTACTACCTCTGCTGCGTCAAAAACCTCTCAAAGAACAGCCTGATGACAAAAACGAAATCATG GATGCCAACTCTTTGATGGATTGGTGGAAGAATGTGACAC CCTGGAACACTCTGTGTGAAGACATCAAACTTGGAggggaaaaagaaacaaa GGTCATCAGAATTAAAGCTGAACATCTCTATAAAGCTGTCCTGCGTTACGTCCTCCTGTTGTCTGAACATGGTGGCACCCTGAAGCAACACACTGCTGAGCTGGTCTGCATTGCTGACAACTTAGACaag GTTTCAAAGGGTACAAAGATTGCTGGCATCACAGGAGGGGCTACAAGTGTAGCGGGAGGCGTGGCAGCAGCTGCTGGGGTGATTCTGTGTCCATTGACAATGGGAGCCTCATTGGGGCTGACTGTCCTCGGGGTTGGCGTGGCTGCAGCCGGCGGCGTCACTGGTGCATCAGCAGCCATCGCCAACAAG GTGAACGTCAGTcaggaaaagaagaaaattgaAAAGACCTTCCAGGAGTACAGTGACCTCATGGAGGATATTCAGGATTGCTTAAAGTTCATCAATGAGGGCATGGAGCAGCTAAAGAAGCATGATCTGTCTGTTCTGATTAAAGCCAGGATGGATTCGGCGAGAGTAGCCGGGATGATACAGCTTTCCACTACAGGAGGAGCAAGTGCTAGGGCCATAGAAGCTAACAGTAAGGCATCTGGGATGATGCAAGGCTTTGCCCTCGGCATGGATATGTACTTCACCCAAGGAAAGAATGGTCAGAAGCTGAAGAAGGGCCTTGAATCAAAGTTTGCGAAGAAAATCCGTCAGGTAGCACAGGATCTCAATGAGGCTTTGGATGAGCTCATGCAAATCAAGGACCTGTTCAGTAAGCACTGTTCAGGGGAAAAATAG
- the rps19bp1 gene encoding ribosomal protein S19 binding protein 1, with translation MSASLIRRGLELLSDDIKDVSKVKKKKQQQQTPSSATVMELVSTKRQGVTKQVKRLQGRLGPGKSKATVKDKRVKSAVEEFKKKQRKSHMSANLKYFMETSYKATDSDTLKILNHNSGRQSRNRLDRPPKKAKEPESLFTEEEFQQFQKEFFGRTVEEKK, from the exons ATGTCTGCTTCTTTGATCAGGAGAGGACTGGAGCTGCTGAGCGACGATATTAAAG ATGTcagtaaagtgaaaaagaagaagcagcagcagcagacaccCAGCTCGGCCACGGTGATGGAGCTGGTGAGCACAAAGCGGCAGGGAGTCACCAAGCAGGTCAAACGGCTGCAGGGTCGCCTGGGTCCCGGGAAGAGCAAAGCCACAGTCAAAGACAAGAGAGTCAAGTCTGCAGTgg AGGAGTTCAAGAAGAAGCAGAGGAAGAGCCATATGAGTGCTAACCTCAAGTACTTTATGGAAACCAGCTACAAAGCAACAGATTCAGACACTTTGAAG ATCCTGAACCACAATTCAGGGAGACAGTCAAGGAATCGTCTGGACCGACCCCCCAAGAAAGCCAAAGAGCCCGAGTCTTTGTTCACAGAGGAGGAGTTCCAGCAGTTCCAGAAGGAATTCTTTGGCAGGACTGTCGAGGAGAAGAAATAA